One genomic segment of Pedobacter endophyticus includes these proteins:
- a CDS encoding DUF6602 domain-containing protein, with translation MNTNGSPLRVQTPSQGWKQFLTAKTRMLAAYDIAKEQGSNSHVKTRHGLVAEAEFRKWLSEFLPKRYGVTSGFIISPGISSSEHMVHYDVIIYDRLESPVLWVEDNPDSSGQGRSLAIPVEYVRAVIEVKSSFNKQSAKKAVEQLSKLKPLLARVDPANSRGKLYLPANFFCATVFFELRKEDEKDFAALDELVNATMIRRFFGGIILRAETEHKLDSGKILFRNEDVAVEPNNSTSLAFWSTSKCLKYKEDSYFSLLLNYSETYFSEFAFDILALLKGTYQPHVLSSLYCMGATYQENGNSIETRYFDPEAVKKFNEETAAILKAKGFVGFEPLDL, from the coding sequence ATGAATACCAATGGCTCCCCACTTCGGGTACAGACACCAAGCCAAGGCTGGAAACAATTCCTTACCGCTAAGACGAGAATGCTTGCCGCCTATGATATAGCGAAAGAACAAGGCAGTAACAGCCATGTAAAAACGAGACATGGCCTGGTCGCAGAAGCTGAATTTAGGAAATGGCTGAGCGAATTTTTACCGAAACGGTATGGTGTTACATCTGGCTTTATCATCTCGCCCGGCATTTCAAGTTCCGAGCACATGGTGCACTATGATGTGATCATATACGACCGGTTGGAATCACCGGTGCTATGGGTTGAGGACAATCCCGATTCCTCTGGCCAGGGAAGATCACTTGCAATCCCAGTGGAATATGTCCGAGCGGTGATAGAAGTAAAGTCTTCATTTAATAAACAATCAGCTAAGAAAGCAGTCGAGCAGCTGTCAAAGCTGAAACCATTATTGGCACGTGTCGATCCTGCAAACAGTCGCGGCAAACTTTATCTTCCTGCTAATTTCTTCTGTGCGACGGTATTTTTTGAACTCCGAAAAGAAGATGAAAAGGATTTTGCTGCATTGGATGAATTGGTGAATGCTACAATGATCAGGAGATTCTTTGGCGGAATAATACTCCGTGCGGAAACAGAACACAAACTTGACAGTGGAAAAATACTCTTTAGAAATGAAGATGTTGCGGTTGAACCGAATAATAGCACTTCGCTAGCCTTTTGGTCCACATCAAAATGCCTGAAATATAAAGAGGATTCTTATTTCAGCTTATTGTTGAACTACTCTGAAACTTATTTTTCAGAATTTGCTTTTGACATCCTGGCCTTGTTAAAAGGTACATATCAGCCACATGTCCTTTCCAGTCTTTACTGTATGGGAGCTACTTATCAGGAAAACGGCAATTCCATTGAAACACGATACTTTGATCCCGAAGCTGTTAAAAAATTCAATGAGGAAACCGCAGCAATCCTGAAAGCAAAGGGATTTGTAGGATTTGAACCGCTAGACCTATAA
- a CDS encoding caspase family protein: MEGVKLFLPIGIDDYQKDPWPVLTNAKADVERLGSILCEKYGFNLLDDYVFDEKATLELIHEEFDKATKSCYEVDELIIYYAGHGNESPSGTGHWIPVDGDDKRYRWISNAAIIDHIKEIKAKHILLISDSCYSGTFVLKQLKLSGINLTMEELTEKRSRVILTSGEVKTVSDGIAGLGTPFNKSLCEILLKNTRPELRLSKLIDSVVRTTSVRSKQIPQACELDCEDNDGGEMIFRLVDKDIRPEIAPEKFPLPPMPDKERLIPRTYTNNEDKDSIAELLFELKNSKIALSEILEHEKLLVLLGAAGSGKSIEALRQAYEFQDGEFLNPIFKRLNSYSGGAIQSFVELDFSDTDSSRMVVFLDGLDEIHPDFFQEATDEIIKLSKDQPLLSIVVTCRTNFYEIAKENTQGTLPGFVCYHIDDINLNDILLFCNDVLHINGDDFLNQARQNLFSDLLTRPFFLNILLGHYLQHGNLSVSRIDILELEISKSLAYKAESSEPEQIEHKEKVFIFLEKISFAMEMIGRNFLSTDELRDIFPNDSDFEFCQSLSVFSLRSDTNQWSFDHNNIQEYFAARVLAKLPFEKLLEVTTLKIGENSSLRPSWINTISFYVSIAKKEQVDELINWLVEHDVEVIIKFEPERLTEELKFKVFKQIFDFYNDRNIWLSSNKFSDEELSRFAHNQESLGYLLNKLDDPNSSKITIYNTLHVLINFDLTLIAGSEEKLREILINRIEKIDNDDTAMIHSLIGTLSHLKLADEKTLEHFVAKFGKSRNQYLRSALYRLLYYTGTAGEHLDIIFDGLGLERMEEGDNDREEINLGDESFNLRLAIESINDPQQLQEFIERITSDNFKRLKLTYDHREIYPKLVQNAIEAFSKNGKLFDAMLGLYIALQGDHNKTILEDISIFFIETDTKRDLILYLWKKADRSEFGWTDLLTTILNEETVHMMIDFYKSKDIGNDDIKAFHEILYRNEYAYPGLLELFEHLFKERTSVELIRPQPSKWPAIEDQRKKEDFLALFSEEKILQGVNKVFDQIGDEVIRKDQLISLWTANYYDEEKSVSQVAFNIIREKIHYFETANRGDVINWVKNPEEFSHFQIKHIHRFLQQDSSLNLDEQQFDFIKKWCSEIGDDPNLLWYFFTVSKIPLDEDQLLRLTKFVNHNRDTKITALGSLEIIAQHIDKAKLIDQLILNLNDGELGLASWSNNAAYVLRAEIKEAYPLIAKKLMDANRDFVNDKELLKFWFEKTQNSQDMREIIEGTKSMDLKWKGIKILMANPEEHQFLKDLLNNFLLRDDVQLADKQEAANFLIQLDEISGFNFLADYMLEKKDPSIDTRFGYRNFDILNSVEAIGKLYSLLHLAKQPEFKRDIFNDLESRVLAAFVSIGIQSEENATIVINALNEFINQYGDEFSNLNFLHYQISRIQEQLKLNSSTSLSLKDAINIYENL, from the coding sequence ATGGAAGGAGTTAAGCTTTTTTTGCCAATTGGAATTGATGATTATCAGAAAGATCCTTGGCCTGTATTAACAAATGCAAAAGCTGACGTTGAACGCTTAGGCAGCATATTGTGTGAAAAATATGGCTTTAATTTACTCGATGACTATGTCTTTGACGAAAAGGCAACGCTGGAACTTATTCATGAAGAATTTGATAAGGCAACGAAGAGTTGTTACGAAGTTGATGAGCTTATAATATATTATGCTGGCCATGGTAATGAATCTCCAAGTGGCACTGGGCACTGGATCCCAGTCGATGGTGATGATAAACGCTATCGCTGGATTTCAAATGCAGCGATCATTGACCATATCAAAGAAATAAAAGCAAAACATATCCTTTTGATTTCTGATAGTTGCTATTCTGGAACATTTGTACTAAAACAGTTGAAGCTATCCGGAATTAATTTGACGATGGAAGAATTAACCGAAAAGCGTTCGCGTGTTATATTAACTTCTGGAGAAGTAAAAACTGTCTCTGATGGTATCGCAGGATTAGGTACGCCTTTTAACAAATCGTTATGTGAAATTCTGCTCAAAAATACGAGACCGGAACTTCGATTATCGAAATTGATTGACAGCGTTGTTAGAACTACAAGCGTCCGCAGTAAACAAATTCCACAGGCCTGTGAACTTGATTGCGAGGACAATGATGGAGGGGAAATGATTTTTCGTTTGGTTGATAAAGATATTAGGCCAGAGATTGCTCCAGAGAAATTCCCATTGCCACCTATGCCCGACAAGGAACGATTGATCCCCAGAACATATACCAATAACGAAGATAAAGATTCTATAGCCGAACTACTTTTTGAATTGAAAAATAGCAAAATTGCTTTAAGCGAGATTCTGGAGCATGAAAAGCTGCTTGTACTACTTGGAGCTGCCGGTTCAGGTAAGTCGATAGAAGCACTGAGACAGGCATATGAGTTTCAAGATGGTGAATTTTTGAACCCAATTTTCAAACGTCTTAACAGTTATTCTGGTGGAGCAATACAGAGTTTTGTAGAGCTGGATTTCAGTGATACTGATTCCTCAAGAATGGTGGTGTTTTTGGATGGCTTAGATGAAATTCATCCGGATTTCTTTCAGGAGGCGACAGATGAAATAATAAAGCTCTCCAAAGATCAACCCTTATTGTCAATAGTAGTGACCTGCCGGACTAATTTTTATGAAATCGCAAAAGAGAATACTCAAGGAACCTTACCTGGTTTTGTCTGTTACCATATCGATGACATAAACCTTAACGATATATTGTTATTCTGTAATGACGTCCTGCATATAAATGGTGACGATTTTCTTAACCAAGCTCGGCAAAACCTCTTTAGTGACTTGCTTACGAGACCTTTTTTCCTGAATATATTACTTGGACACTATCTCCAGCATGGTAATCTTTCTGTAAGCAGGATAGATATCCTTGAGCTGGAGATTTCGAAATCCCTTGCTTACAAGGCCGAAAGTTCTGAGCCGGAACAAATAGAGCATAAGGAGAAGGTATTTATCTTCTTGGAAAAAATATCCTTCGCTATGGAAATGATTGGTAGAAACTTTCTCAGCACGGACGAGCTTCGGGATATATTTCCGAATGACAGCGATTTTGAATTCTGTCAGAGTCTATCAGTTTTTTCTCTCCGTTCCGATACTAACCAATGGTCTTTCGACCACAATAATATACAAGAATACTTCGCTGCAAGAGTATTGGCAAAATTACCTTTTGAAAAATTATTGGAGGTAACCACACTTAAAATCGGGGAAAATTCCTCGTTAAGACCTAGTTGGATAAATACTATATCTTTCTATGTATCAATTGCTAAAAAAGAACAGGTGGATGAGCTTATTAATTGGCTTGTAGAGCATGATGTTGAGGTTATAATAAAATTCGAGCCTGAACGCTTAACAGAAGAATTAAAATTTAAAGTTTTTAAACAGATTTTCGATTTTTACAATGACCGTAATATTTGGTTAAGTTCCAACAAATTCTCTGACGAAGAACTCTCAAGATTTGCACACAACCAGGAAAGTCTTGGCTATTTACTTAACAAACTTGATGATCCAAACAGCAGCAAAATCACCATCTATAATACCCTTCATGTGCTCATTAATTTCGATCTCACTTTGATTGCGGGATCTGAAGAGAAATTAAGGGAAATTTTAATTAATAGAATTGAAAAAATCGACAATGATGACACCGCAATGATACATTCGCTCATTGGAACTCTTAGTCACCTGAAACTTGCGGATGAGAAAACTTTAGAACATTTTGTTGCTAAGTTTGGGAAAAGCAGAAACCAATACCTTAGGTCGGCACTATACAGACTGCTTTATTATACCGGCACTGCTGGTGAACATTTGGATATCATTTTTGACGGACTGGGTTTAGAAAGAATGGAAGAAGGTGATAACGACCGAGAAGAAATTAATCTTGGCGACGAGTCATTCAACCTCAGACTAGCCATTGAGAGCATAAATGATCCACAACAACTTCAGGAATTTATCGAAAGAATAACGAGTGATAACTTTAAACGCTTGAAATTAACCTATGACCATCGCGAAATTTATCCAAAGCTAGTTCAGAATGCCATTGAAGCATTCTCGAAAAACGGGAAGCTTTTCGATGCAATGTTAGGGCTTTACATTGCTTTACAGGGTGATCATAATAAAACTATACTTGAAGATATCTCAATTTTTTTCATAGAAACTGATACTAAACGTGACCTGATTTTATACTTGTGGAAGAAAGCAGATCGTAGCGAATTTGGATGGACAGATCTTCTGACCACAATTCTTAATGAAGAAACTGTTCATATGATGATAGATTTTTACAAGTCAAAAGACATTGGCAATGATGACATCAAGGCTTTTCATGAAATCCTATACAGGAATGAATATGCATATCCAGGGCTACTTGAATTATTCGAACATTTGTTCAAGGAACGAACTTCAGTTGAGTTAATCAGGCCTCAGCCTTCTAAATGGCCTGCTATAGAAGATCAACGTAAGAAAGAAGATTTTTTGGCATTATTTTCTGAAGAAAAAATCCTACAAGGTGTAAATAAGGTATTCGACCAGATTGGAGATGAGGTGATTAGAAAAGATCAGCTTATATCATTATGGACAGCTAATTATTATGATGAGGAAAAAAGCGTAAGTCAGGTTGCTTTTAATATTATTCGCGAAAAAATACACTATTTCGAAACTGCAAATCGAGGGGATGTTATTAATTGGGTGAAAAATCCAGAAGAGTTTTCTCACTTTCAGATCAAGCACATTCATCGATTTCTACAACAGGACAGCAGTCTTAACTTAGATGAGCAGCAGTTCGATTTCATTAAAAAATGGTGCTCTGAAATTGGTGACGATCCTAATTTGCTATGGTACTTTTTTACGGTAAGCAAAATCCCATTGGACGAGGACCAATTGCTTAGGCTGACTAAATTTGTTAACCACAATCGTGATACAAAAATTACCGCACTTGGTTCATTGGAAATCATCGCCCAGCATATTGATAAAGCTAAGCTCATTGATCAGCTTATCCTAAATCTAAATGATGGTGAGCTTGGGCTTGCAAGCTGGTCAAACAATGCCGCATATGTACTGAGAGCAGAAATTAAAGAAGCTTATCCACTTATAGCAAAAAAACTAATGGATGCTAATCGGGATTTTGTAAACGATAAGGAATTGCTTAAATTTTGGTTTGAAAAGACTCAGAATAGCCAAGATATGCGTGAGATTATTGAAGGTACAAAATCTATGGATTTGAAATGGAAAGGTATCAAGATTTTAATGGCAAACCCTGAGGAACACCAATTCCTAAAGGATTTGTTGAATAATTTTTTACTTAGGGACGATGTTCAGTTAGCAGATAAACAAGAGGCCGCAAATTTCTTAATACAGTTGGATGAGATTTCCGGTTTCAATTTTCTTGCTGATTATATGCTGGAAAAAAAAGATCCTAGTATTGATACGCGATTCGGATATAGAAATTTTGATATTCTGAACTCTGTTGAGGCTATTGGAAAACTTTATAGCTTACTTCACCTAGCAAAACAACCAGAATTTAAGCGAGATATCTTTAATGATTTAGAGTCGAGGGTTTTGGCGGCTTTCGTGAGCATTGGTATTCAGTCTGAGGAAAATGCCACCATTGTGATCAATGCATTGAACGAGTTTATAAATCAATATGGTGATGAATTTTCCAATCTGAATTTTCTACACTATCAGATATCAAGAATTCAGGAACAGTTGAAGTTAAATTCGTCAACAAGTTTAAGCCTAAAGGATGCTATTAATATATATGAAAACCTCTAA
- a CDS encoding P-loop NTPase fold protein — MSQKITTPEDRIGAQLRDYVYKESNLAVLLTGSWGSGKTHYIKSTFFPKLQEETSYRGFIISLFGINSIDDVKDRLMAELYPLVENKYIKAGSPIFKAIVKSIDVTKLFGQGIFDSGIEAIEKAGKELKTIKKEELDLSNVVICFDDLERSGTQFLSENQLLGYINGLTENGVRVIIVTDEKKLDQEKFNIVKEKVVGTTIHFQQNFEETFSAIIESLALDNAYLTFLRDHKNIIHDFLRKENQLHINYRTLKYFAVYFYDVCHFVQSGCENKELNNRIDDILDSLLKFSLCIAIEFKRGRLDFHENRKLNDTSQYLIRKMYADGKEKAEHIGEEILDDYFPQDDFYFYQSIYSYLTGGDIFDKNLLVEELKQKFHIVNENISDAYKTYNILAARDYLDLHDNIVKTEVRKMWKYALSGDYLNRDFTTVFYFIIRDGNILNLNIEKLASRFEKVLISNKNRQAYDPMLKRHLSYASEGEYAEPSNKIRKKAIEVNDQTLSKFQKITNKQIELDFVKDFDRFYGSMIEKIQQPFDVASLSAIRPNVFFNEFKKSENKKKHKILLLFSTLYLHQHINLEKKDYQFSLALDGIIKTYVDKNKQKNVSGALVLQLQESVKDHLNKARPYTGALE, encoded by the coding sequence ATGTCACAAAAAATCACAACTCCTGAAGATCGTATTGGTGCCCAACTTAGGGATTATGTATATAAGGAATCCAATCTAGCCGTTCTTCTGACAGGCAGCTGGGGGTCTGGTAAAACACATTATATCAAATCTACTTTTTTTCCAAAGCTCCAAGAAGAAACGAGTTACAGAGGATTTATAATTTCCTTATTTGGTATAAACTCCATTGACGATGTTAAGGACAGATTAATGGCAGAACTTTATCCATTGGTGGAAAATAAATACATAAAAGCGGGATCTCCTATTTTTAAAGCTATCGTAAAATCTATCGACGTAACCAAGTTATTTGGACAAGGCATATTTGATTCGGGCATTGAGGCAATTGAAAAGGCTGGAAAAGAACTGAAGACAATTAAAAAAGAGGAACTCGATTTAAGTAATGTGGTAATATGCTTTGACGATCTTGAAAGATCAGGAACTCAGTTTTTATCTGAAAACCAGCTACTGGGATATATCAATGGGCTTACAGAAAATGGCGTTAGGGTAATCATCGTCACCGACGAGAAGAAGTTAGACCAAGAAAAATTCAACATTGTGAAAGAGAAAGTTGTTGGTACAACAATCCATTTCCAACAGAATTTTGAGGAAACCTTTAGTGCAATTATAGAATCATTGGCTTTAGATAACGCCTATTTAACTTTCTTAAGGGATCATAAAAATATTATCCATGATTTCTTGAGGAAAGAAAATCAGCTCCATATCAATTACCGTACTCTCAAATATTTTGCGGTCTATTTTTATGACGTTTGCCATTTCGTTCAATCGGGATGTGAAAATAAAGAACTCAATAACAGGATTGATGATATACTCGACAGCTTGCTTAAATTTTCATTATGCATTGCAATTGAATTCAAAAGAGGTCGTTTGGATTTTCATGAAAATCGAAAACTAAATGATACTTCACAGTACCTGATTCGAAAAATGTATGCAGATGGCAAGGAGAAAGCAGAGCATATTGGGGAAGAAATTCTTGATGACTATTTCCCCCAAGACGACTTTTACTTTTATCAAAGCATCTACAGCTACTTAACTGGCGGAGATATCTTTGATAAAAACTTGCTAGTCGAAGAATTAAAACAAAAATTTCATATCGTAAATGAAAACATTTCTGATGCATACAAAACCTATAACATACTGGCTGCAAGAGATTATTTGGATTTGCACGACAATATTGTGAAAACTGAAGTGCGAAAAATGTGGAAATATGCCTTATCAGGAGACTATTTGAATCGTGACTTTACCACTGTATTTTACTTTATTATTAGGGATGGAAATATTCTGAATCTAAATATAGAAAAGTTAGCAAGCAGATTTGAGAAAGTGCTGATAAGCAATAAAAATCGGCAAGCTTATGATCCGATGCTCAAAAGACATCTATCTTATGCAAGCGAGGGAGAATATGCCGAGCCATCCAATAAAATCAGGAAAAAAGCGATAGAGGTAAATGATCAAACACTTTCAAAATTTCAAAAAATAACTAACAAGCAGATCGAGTTAGATTTCGTAAAAGATTTTGACAGATTTTATGGAAGTATGATTGAAAAGATACAACAACCTTTTGATGTTGCTTCGCTCTCAGCAATTAGACCAAATGTCTTCTTTAATGAGTTTAAAAAGTCGGAAAATAAAAAAAAGCACAAAATACTTTTACTTTTTTCAACACTTTACCTCCATCAACATATCAATCTGGAGAAGAAAGATTACCAATTTTCACTTGCCTTAGACGGGATAATCAAAACATATGTAGACAAGAATAAACAAAAAAATGTAAGCGGAGCACTTGTTTTACAACTTCAGGAAAGTGTAAAAGATCATTTAAACAAAGCTCGTCCATATACTGGTGCCTTGGAATAA
- a CDS encoding tetratricopeptide repeat protein: protein MKYLPKLIPEKSKALPDYFKPKQGKGKIKQEKHKLAFSIAGALFLVLAFYFIRHPMLFILLGFLSFISFPYGKKWMERKLIFKLTPSILMGTYVAFIALLIPLTIHYKAVDKETDRIARIKVQQEQQARELATKKEQLRKDSLNIFIQAAESAQNDTEAAKLQLRKASRFLLTDSENVRYANLERRVINTAASRYFKAKQYKKALNEYATLISFDKANPEAYYQRAYCYYKLGKVREAVADLNHSKDLGYESASTLYNKVNPLKRRISYYVTRCCDGSTSSAKGRGACSWHGGVCNWNDPVYEEYRKY from the coding sequence ATGAAATACCTTCCAAAACTCATCCCAGAAAAGTCCAAGGCACTCCCTGATTACTTTAAACCAAAACAAGGAAAGGGAAAAATCAAGCAAGAAAAACATAAACTTGCATTTTCCATAGCGGGCGCATTGTTTTTAGTCCTAGCCTTTTATTTTATCCGTCATCCCATGCTGTTTATCCTGCTGGGATTTCTTTCCTTCATCTCTTTTCCGTACGGCAAAAAATGGATGGAGCGAAAACTCATTTTCAAGCTGACCCCATCCATACTCATGGGAACCTATGTCGCTTTTATTGCTTTACTCATTCCGCTGACCATCCATTATAAAGCAGTCGACAAAGAAACCGACCGCATTGCCCGGATCAAAGTGCAGCAGGAACAACAAGCCCGGGAACTGGCCACAAAGAAAGAACAGCTGAGAAAAGACAGCCTCAACATTTTTATCCAGGCCGCTGAAAGCGCCCAGAACGATACCGAAGCGGCCAAACTACAGCTCAGAAAAGCTTCCCGTTTCCTGCTCACCGACAGCGAAAACGTTCGTTATGCCAATCTGGAACGCAGGGTCATCAATACTGCTGCCAGCCGTTACTTCAAAGCCAAACAGTATAAAAAAGCATTAAATGAATATGCCACACTCATTTCCTTTGACAAAGCCAACCCTGAAGCATACTATCAAAGGGCCTATTGCTATTATAAGCTCGGCAAAGTCAGAGAAGCCGTGGCTGACCTGAACCATTCCAAAGACCTCGGCTACGAATCCGCGTCCACCCTTTACAATAAAGTAAACCCCTTAAAGCGGCGCATTTCCTATTACGTTACCCGCTGCTGCGACGGCAGCACCTCCAGTGCCAAAGGACGTGGCGCCTGCTCATGGCATGGCGGTGTCTGCAATTGGAATGATCCCGTTTACGAAGAATACCGAAAATATTAA
- a CDS encoding recombinase family protein, with protein sequence MESANLYIRVSTDEQKRKGYSLPEQEDQLLKYCTHNNIRVKGIFSEDYSAKNFNRPEWKKLIAEVKKSLKTKENNILFVKWDRFSRNIEYAYEMIGLLRKYNTNAMAIDQPIDFSVPESTVMLAVYLSIPEAENTRRALNTINGLRRAKQLGRYPNKAPIGYMNLTSLDGRKYISPKQPEAGILTWVYQLLATNSYKLEEARMMAKAKGLSCSRSYFWRLLQNPVYCGLVRLSSNLNNTELVKGIHEPIVSEHIFYQVQNVIRTKRKVLCKTDELKKVFFLKGYLRCPVCKNKLRGSFSKGYNKKYGYYHCSGKCKIRVRADVLNDSYVQELQKIRLSTHTTELFALVLEDFNIGTKKIKYSTERKKLTKQIDEQEQLLSKTRKLFVPDLLKFDDFISLKNEVKAVLGSLNEELRVLNTKLACLSQQIKFADRSHLDIFRSFDDLDLGDKKHLLGLFPIKEIDVANGSVLLSTNSAICKLLCRKKNIYVADIDYILPHTTNFLDRKVNSYRAISVLAKHGIQIDEKEAAMILNLMYIVATTYSLLNRSPKPYILKEKSNGKIML encoded by the coding sequence ATGGAATCGGCAAACCTGTATATCCGTGTAAGCACGGATGAGCAAAAACGAAAAGGTTATTCATTGCCTGAACAAGAGGATCAGTTATTGAAATATTGCACTCATAACAACATCCGGGTTAAGGGAATATTTAGCGAGGATTACTCAGCGAAGAATTTCAATCGTCCGGAATGGAAGAAGTTAATCGCTGAGGTTAAGAAAAGTTTAAAGACTAAAGAAAATAATATCCTTTTTGTTAAATGGGATCGTTTTAGCCGAAACATCGAATATGCTTATGAAATGATCGGTTTGTTGCGGAAATATAACACTAATGCAATGGCTATTGATCAACCAATTGATTTCTCTGTTCCTGAAAGCACAGTAATGCTTGCAGTTTATCTTTCCATTCCAGAAGCTGAAAACACAAGAAGAGCATTGAATACCATAAATGGTCTTCGAAGGGCAAAACAATTAGGACGTTATCCAAATAAAGCACCGATAGGATACATGAACCTTACATCTTTAGATGGCAGGAAGTATATTTCACCGAAACAGCCTGAAGCAGGAATATTGACTTGGGTTTATCAGTTATTGGCCACAAATTCCTATAAACTTGAAGAAGCTAGAATGATGGCAAAGGCGAAAGGACTAAGTTGCTCTAGATCTTACTTTTGGAGACTGTTGCAAAATCCTGTTTATTGCGGACTCGTAAGATTATCATCCAATCTTAATAACACTGAGCTAGTCAAAGGAATTCATGAGCCTATTGTATCTGAACATATTTTCTATCAGGTTCAAAATGTTATTCGTACGAAAAGAAAGGTACTTTGTAAGACAGATGAACTCAAGAAGGTTTTCTTCTTGAAAGGATATTTAAGATGTCCTGTCTGTAAAAACAAACTACGCGGTAGTTTTTCTAAAGGCTATAATAAGAAGTATGGGTATTACCATTGTTCAGGTAAATGCAAAATAAGGGTAAGAGCGGATGTCTTAAATGATAGTTATGTCCAAGAGTTGCAAAAAATTAGGCTTTCCACACACACAACGGAATTATTTGCACTCGTGTTAGAAGACTTTAATATTGGAACGAAGAAGATTAAGTATTCAACAGAGCGAAAAAAGCTAACTAAACAGATTGATGAACAAGAACAATTGCTTTCTAAAACCAGAAAGCTATTTGTGCCAGATCTACTAAAGTTTGATGATTTTATCTCACTAAAGAACGAAGTTAAGGCTGTTTTGGGAAGTCTTAATGAGGAATTGAGAGTATTGAACACTAAACTTGCATGTCTGAGCCAACAGATTAAATTCGCGGATCGATCGCATTTGGATATTTTTAGAAGTTTTGATGACCTGGATTTGGGGGATAAAAAGCACTTGCTTGGCTTGTTCCCTATCAAAGAAATTGATGTAGCAAATGGTAGCGTATTGCTGTCTACTAATAGTGCTATTTGCAAGTTACTATGCAGAAAGAAAAATATTTATGTTGCCGATATTGACTACATATTGCCCCATACCACCAATTTTTTAGATCGAAAGGTAAATTCATATCGAGCGATTAGTGTTCTAGCCAAACACGGCATTCAAATCGATGAAAAAGAAGCTGCTATGATTCTAAACTTGATGTACATTGTTGCAACCACTTACAGTCTCTTAAATAGATCTCCAAAGCCATATATCCTTAAGGAAAAATCGAACGGCAAAATAATGCTTTGA
- a CDS encoding helix-turn-helix transcriptional regulator, producing the protein MNDADIKRISRLTAIITQLQSKRLLTAGELADRFDVSVRTIYRDIKALGQADIPIIKEEGKGYSLMEGYRVPPIMFTENEANALITAEHMLLKGTDTSLSREYEAAISKIKAVLQHLTKEKVDLLSNRIAISPAILHSYQSSSLTLIQNALTSFSLLEITYRSNHKGELTQREIEPFALYYSLKESWLLIAFCRLRKDFRMFSLEGIVKINKLNSSFQPHKLTLAEYLDEKKKKFDTPDTLLS; encoded by the coding sequence ATGAATGATGCTGATATAAAGCGAATATCGAGGCTTACTGCGATTATTACACAACTACAGAGCAAACGATTGTTGACCGCTGGTGAGCTTGCCGATAGGTTTGATGTAAGTGTCAGAACTATTTATCGTGATATAAAAGCATTGGGACAAGCAGATATTCCTATTATTAAAGAGGAGGGTAAAGGTTACAGCCTAATGGAAGGATACCGGGTTCCACCTATAATGTTCACAGAAAATGAAGCCAACGCTTTAATCACTGCAGAACATATGCTATTAAAAGGCACTGATACTTCACTAAGTAGAGAATACGAGGCAGCGATCAGTAAAATAAAGGCGGTACTACAACATTTAACAAAAGAAAAAGTAGACCTGCTATCTAATAGAATAGCGATTAGCCCAGCAATTCTTCATAGCTATCAAAGTAGTTCACTGACATTGATTCAAAATGCGCTCACTTCTTTTAGTCTGCTCGAAATCACATATCGATCAAATCATAAAGGGGAGCTTACTCAACGGGAGATTGAGCCATTTGCGCTGTATTACAGCTTAAAAGAGAGTTGGCTATTGATTGCTTTTTGCAGGTTAAGAAAAGATTTTAGAATGTTCAGCCTAGAGGGAATTGTAAAAATTAATAAACTTAATTCAAGTTTTCAACCACATAAACTAACTCTTGCAGAATATTTAGACGAAAAGAAAAAAAAGTTTGATACCCCTGACACACTGTTGTCTTAA
- a CDS encoding VOC family protein produces the protein MNLISIRIITEDVKGLVSFYEQLTGMPAIHYTDDFAELKTRSATLAIGSTRTLQFFGGAEVAKAAQNRTAIIEFMVEDVDSEYQRLADSLQPYIVQVPKIMPWGNKSLLFRDPDGNLVNFFSPISPEAIKKFKN, from the coding sequence ATGAATTTAATTTCAATTAGAATTATTACTGAAGATGTGAAAGGGCTGGTTAGTTTTTATGAGCAATTGACAGGGATGCCAGCAATACATTATACTGATGATTTTGCAGAGCTGAAAACCAGGTCAGCAACATTGGCGATAGGAAGTACAAGAACATTACAGTTTTTCGGAGGTGCCGAAGTTGCAAAAGCTGCACAAAATAGAACCGCAATCATAGAATTTATGGTTGAGGATGTAGATAGTGAATATCAAAGGCTCGCCGACTCTCTTCAACCTTACATTGTGCAAGTGCCAAAAATAATGCCCTGGGGAAATAAATCCCTATTGTTTCGTGACCCGGATGGTAACCTTGTAAATTTTTTCAGTCCCATTTCTCCGGAGGCAATTAAAAAATTCAAGAATTAA